ACGCCAAGCCAGATGGATACATCCTCTCCCCGGAAATGCCCACCTCGGAGCAAAATAGGGGTCAGACTGGGGTTTCTGCTGTAGGTTCCATCTTCGTTTTTAGCCGACCCGACTTCCCCGACCACACCCTCCGCAGCCCTATAGCCTCGCGTCCTTGGGCACCGGTCCCTCCCCCTGCGTGCAGGTGACTGGTCGTCCGCACTCTAGCAGGACCTACCAGAAAATTCCAGTCTGACCCCGATTTCCGAAAATTACCCCTCCATAATTAGCGATACTTGAGTACATAAACAACAACAGCGGTAAACAGGAAAAAATTTATTATACCGAACACTTTAAACACAATATCGTGAGAGATGAATACCGCGGGCATCATAAGTAAAAAGCAAAACCAAACTCCCAATGCCCACGTTAGAGAAAAATCCTTTGAAGAACCCCTTCTTTTGATTTTCAAAATCAGCGGGATGTTGAATAAAGGAAGAACAACACTGGCAACAACCCCTAATGTTTTAATTACGTTAATAGTATTCATGGCATTATTATATAACAGGGATATAAGAGTATTGCCACGTTAGCATAATTGGGAGCAGGAAACAGAGATCGGTTGTCAGACTTCAATTCCATAACGCGGCAAGCCGCAACCAAAAGTGATTTGCCACAAAGTCACTAAAGCACAAAGGAAAGGGGAAATGGAGAAAGGGGAGAGGTGGAGAAAAAAGAATTTTCTCCTATTCTCCTGTCTCAAGAGGTGTCAGGCTTTCGATGTTTTGAATTGACGGGGAAGGGAGATTAGGCCTCGGATAGAATTTCTCCGTAGCCCTTCGGCCACCCCGTTTCCTTGGTCTCAGCGCCCTTCCCAGGCACCTCTCCAGCCCCTCACCCACGCTATCGCTACCCCGGCCGGCCTTTCCCCGAATATCTGTTGCTGACGCTCAAGCGAAAGCTAGATGGCCGTTTCACTTCCTAACCGTCAAGTCTCACCACGTTGTGAACAGCACGGTAGGTTCTCGGAGGAACCGCTGCGGTGCTTTGGCATACCATTCCTGCGTCAGTTGAGACGGGGTCTTGCCGCCTATCGCCTTGTAGGGCCGATGGCAGTTGAAGTAGCGTTCGAACCCATAGAGCGCCGAGAGCAACTGCGCGACCGTGTCGAAATGGAGCCGATAGACCGTCTCAGTCTTGATCGTGCTGCCGGCCCGCTCGACGAGGCCGTTCGTCCAGGGATGGTAGACCTTCGTGAGCGAGTGGCGGATCTTGGCCTGCCGAGAGGCCTGCGTGAAGGGGTGGAGCTGGCGCGTCCGCGCCCCCCCTCGGCCCCGGTAGGTCCGCAGCGTGAACTCCCGGCCGTTGTCGGTGAGGATCCGGTAGAGGCGGAAGGGGTAGAACCGCTGGCAGTGGGCCAGGAACGCCAGCGCACTGGCCGTCTCGCGGGTGTCGGAGACCTGCGTGGTCAACAGCCGGGTCGCCCGGTCGATGGCGACGAAGAGGTAGCGCCGCTGCCTGT
Above is a genomic segment from Candidatus Methylomirabilota bacterium containing:
- a CDS encoding DDE-type integrase/transposase/recombinase yields the protein VFPQLSRSAVYRELVRLQLHQLKALRPPRQRRRGKFRACPPGFLHVDVFYLPRLDRQRRYLFVAIDRATRLLTTQVSDTRETASALAFLAHCQRFYPFRLYRILTDNGREFTLRTYRGRGGARTRQLHPFTQASRQAKIRHSLTKVYHPWTNGLVERAGSTIKTETVYRLHFDTVAQLLSALYGFERYFNCHRPYKAIGGKTPSQLTQEWYAKAPQRFLREPTVLFTTW